ACGCACCGCGATTCGCGCGCCGGCGAGCCGCTGCTGCACACACATGTGGCCGTCGCGAACAAGGTGCAGACGCTCGGCGGCAAATGGCTGGCGATCGACGGCAGGGTCTTGTTCAAGGCGACCGTGGCAGCCTCGGAGGTCTACAACAGCTCGTTGGAGCGGCACCTGGCCACCGACCTGGGGGTCGAATTCGAGGAACGCCCGGACGACGACCCGCGCAAGCGCCCGGTCCGGGAATTGGTGGGCGTCGATCCGCGCCTGCGGGAACGATGGTCGTCTCGTCGTGCGGCGATCGAGGTCCGCCGTGACGAACTCGCCACCGACTTTCAGCGCGCGCACGGCCGGCCGCCGACCCCCATCGAAGCGGTTCAGCTATCCCAGCAGGCCACCCTGGAAACTCGCGACCCGAAGCACGAGCCACGCACCCTCGCCGATCAGCGCGCAACCTGGCGGGAGCAGGCGCGCGAGGTCCTCGGCGGCGACAAGGGCATCGCCTCGATGCTCTCGGAAACGTTGGGATCACGCTTCCCAAAAGGCTAAGCCGGTACGCCCGGGTCGACGTCACCAAGACGGCCCGGACGGTCATCACACAGATGGAAAACCGGCGGTCCAACTGGCAGGTCTGGCACGTGCGTGCCGAGGCCGAGCGACAGATCCGCGGCGCGGGAGCATCACCGGGGCGCATGCCGGGACTCGTCGACCAGGTGGTCGCCCGTGCCCTGAAGATCTCAGTGTCGATGGCCCGCCCCGAGCGCGACGTCGTCGAGCCGGAGCCCCAGCGACGCCGGGACGGGTCCTCGGTCTACTCGGTGGCCGGCGCCGATCTGTTTACATCGACCAAGGTGATCGCGGCCGAGAAGCGGCTGGTGGAGGCTGCCAGCCGCACCGATGGGCTCGCCGTCGATGAATCAGCGGTCGATATGGCCCTCATGGAGAGCGTTGCCAACGGGGTCACACTCAACGCCGGCCAGACATCACTCGTGGGTGAGATGGCCACCTCCGGGGCACGCCTCCAACTGGCGATCGCGCCCGCCGGGTCTGGCAAGACGACCGCCATGCGGGCCTTGTCGGGCGCGTGGATCGAAGGCGGTGGCCAGGTACTGGGGCTCGCCCCATCCGCGGCGGCTGCCGCGGCACTGCGGTCCCAGATCGACACCAGTACCGACACCCTGGCCAAGCTCGTGCACGAGCTCACCAGCCGCGACCCGAACGCCCGCACCTGGCTTGACGTCCCGATCAGCGAGAAGAACGAGGCAAAGGCCGCCGGTGCCCGTTGGGATCCGCAAGCCCGCTCCTGGTACGCCCCCGCCGGCGCGAAACAGGTCGCCGAAGGGGCGCCTCTGGCGCCCTGGCGGGTATCAGCCACCGATATCGGGCCCAAGACGCTGGTCGTTCTCGACGAGGCCGGCATGGCCGACACAATCTCCCTCGATCTGGCAGTCCAGTTCGTCCTCGACAGAGGCGGCAGCGTGCGCTTGATCGGCGACGATCAGCAGCTGGCCGCCATCGGCGCCGGCGGTGTCCTGCGCGACATCCAAACCACCCACGGCGCCTGCCGACTGACCGAACTCGTCCGGTTCGTCGACCCCGCCGAGGGTGCCGCATCCCTCGCGCTGCGCGAAGGTCGGCCCGAGTCGCTCGGGTTCTATCTGGATCGGGACCGGGTCCACGTCGGTGACCTGGCGACCATGACCGAGGACGTGTTCGGGGCGTGGCAAGCCGACCGCGGCAAGGGTCTGGACTCCATCATGCTCGCGCCCACCCGCGAGCTGGTCAGCGAACTCAACCAACGAGCCCGCGCGCACCGACTCGAGGGCGCCGGTGACGACTCCGTCGACGACCCCGGCGAACAGGGGCCGACGGTGCGCCTGGCGGACGGCAACCTGGCCAGCGTCGGCGAACTGATCATCACCCGCTCCAACGATCGCCGGCTGCGGTCATCCTCGACCGATTGGGTGAAGAACGGCGACCGCTGGAGCGTGCTCGAGATCGACGACGGCCAGCTGCGGGTTCAGCACACCCAGAGCGGCCGGCTGGTGACCCTGCCGGCGGACTACGTCAGCAAGAACACCGAGCTGGGCTACGCAACGACGGTGCACACGGCTCAGGGCGTGTCGGTGGACACCATGCACGGGCTCGCCAGCGGTGACGAATCACGGCAGCAGCTGTACACGATGTTGACCCGCGGAAAGCAGTCCAACCACGTGTACCTGGAGGTCGTCGGAGACGGTGACCCGCACAGCGTCATCCGCCCGGAGATGACCCACCCGCTGACCCCGACCGACCTACTCGAGCAGATCCTGGCGCGCGACGACGCACCCCGGTCGGCAACCACCATGCTGCGCGAGCAGAGCGAGCCGGCCACGCTGCTCGGTCAGGCAACACAGCGTTACCTCGATGCCCTGTACACCGCGGCCGAGCATCAGTTGGGCACGGAGAAGGTCGCCGCTTTGGAAGCGGATGTCGAGCGTGTGGTCCCTGACGTCACGGAGCAGCCCGCCTGGCCGGCGTTGCGCGCCCACCTGATCCTCACCAGCGCTCACGGCGTCGACCCGATCGTGCAGCTGCGCGCGGCCGCCGAGTCTCGTGAGCTCGACACCGCCGGCGACACCGCTGCGGTGCTGGACTGGCGGCTGGACGACACCGGCCTGCGTGGTGGTAGCCGCGGACCGCTGTCGTGGGTCCCCGGCGTGCCTTCGTCCCTGTCCGAGAACACGGTGTGGGGCTCCTACCTGACCCAGCGGGCCGCGAAGGTCACCGACCTGGCAGCCACTGTTCGTGAGGAGGCATCCTCCGGTACGACGCCGAGCTGGGCATCCGCCGGTGCCGGCCGGCCCGACGATGCGGTGCTGGGCGACGTGGCGGTATGGCGGGCCGCGATGCTCGTCGACGACGCCGACCGTCGTCCCACCGGTCGGGCGCAGATGCAGAAGGCGGCCGCGATCTGGCAGCGCAAGCTGAATGAGCGGCTCGTCGGCGACCGTGCCCCCGCGATGGAGGAATGGGGCCCGCAGATCGCCGCGGCCTCCCGTGCCACCGGCAGCGACCCGTTCGCGCCGATCCTGGCCGAACGGCTCGCTGCGATGGCCCGCTCCGGGGTCGACGCCGCCGGCATGGTGCGGCGTGCTGCCGCGACGGGCACCCTGCCCGACGATCACGCCGCTGCCGCGTTGTGGTGGCGCATCAGTCGTCACCTGTCCCCGGCCGTCGCCGAACAGGTCGACAAAGACCGCCACGTTGAGGCCGCCTGGACGCCGCGCCTGCCGGAGCTGCTGGGCCAGGACCGCGCAGCCGAAGTGCAGGCCAGCCCGTGGTGGCCCACCCTGGTCACCACTGTGGACCGCGCGCTTCAGCGCGGGTGGTCGGTCGAAGACTTGTTCCGCAGTGAAGCAGTACAGCCGCTGGAGCCTGGCGACGATCCCTGCCAGGCCTTGATTTGGCGGTTGTCCGTTGCGATGGACCCCGTCCCCGACGAGCATTACGACGCCTACCCCGACGAGGACGAGGACCTGTGGGAACACGTCCCGTTGCCCGACGACGCCGTCGTGATGTTGCCCCCCGACGTCCCCGTCGATCGGCACCCGCCGCTCGAGGACGAACCACCGCCGGACCTGGTGGACGAGATCGACGCGGACGACCTGGAGCGGCAGCTGCTCATGGCCGAGCTGCGCCGTGATGCCCTCGGACCGGTGGAGATCTCCGACGAACAGATGGACCGGTCCGCCGACCGTGCGATGCGGTTCGCGAGCAGCCCGGTCAGCAACGACCGGATCGCGCACATCAACACGCTCACCCTCGCGTATTACCGTCAGCAGCTGCCCGGGTCGTGGGCCGCGCAGCACCTGGTCGACCGGTTCGGCGACGATCTCGCCGCGGATGAACGATTCCGGCCCGGCTTCGCCCCGCCGGGGTGGGACCGCCTGGTCAAGCATCTGCGCACCTTGGGCGTCGGCGACGAGGAAATGGTCGCGGCCGGTGTCGCGAAACGGAACGAGTCGACCGGGCGGATCCGCGACCACTTCGTCAATCGCCTGGTCTTGCCGATCGTCCACCGCCGCGACGGCTGGGAGAACTTCGAGACCGTGCCTTTCGCCGGCGGCGATGTCGTCCTGGGCTTCGTTGGACGCCGGCACCCTGACCTCACGGACGAGGACAAGAGCGGCCCGAAATACCTCAATAGTCCGACCACCTCACTGTTCGCCATGGGCGCGCAGTTGTATGTCGCGGGCAACGATCTCTGCGAGAACGGCGCGCGGCCGGTGCTCGTCGAGGGTCCGATGGACGCCATCGCGATCACCCTCGCCTCGGCGGGGCAGCTGGTCGGGGTCGCCCCGCTGGGCACCTCCCTCACCGAGGAACAGTCCCAGCAGCTCGCGGCGATCCGGGAACACTTTGGCGCGGGCACCGCCTCCGATCTGGACTCCTCCGCGGCAGAGTTCGACCCGTGGCTGATCGTCGCCACGGACAACGACGAGAACCTGTCCGGACAGGTAGCCGCCGAGCGCGACTACTGGCTCTTGGCCCCCCACGACCTGGACTCCGGGCACGCCACGTTCCCGTCCGGTCTCGACCCGGCCGACATGTACACGCTGCGTGGGCCGGCCGCGCTGCGTGAGGTGCTCAAGCAGCCGAACGCGCTGGCCAATTCGCTGCTGGAGGAGCGGCTGACCAACCTGCCTCCGGGCCAGGCCCGTACGGCCGGGGCACAGATCATCGCTGCCCGCCCGGCCCGGCACTGGCGGGATGGGATGTCACGTATCTCCGACCGGCTGCACATCAGCACCTCTATGGCACAGCGCGACTTGATCCCGGCCGCTGACTCGTGGGTGGGCGATCGCCGTCAGGCGGCGCGCACCCAGCTCGATCAGGTTGCGGAGGTGCGGGATCGTATGAAGCAGGCCGCGCAGCTGCCACCGCACGAGCGGTGGGCCGGTCTCGCCGGCGAACTCGACCCTCGACTCCCCCGGCAGGCCGACTGGCCGGCGTTGGCGCAGATGCTCGACCAGGCAGCCGCTGAAGGGCACGACGTGCCGGCAGTCGCGCGCCAGCTGGTCGCTGAACGTCCGTTGGCTGAGCAGCCGGCCCAGGACCTGCGCTACCGCCTGGTCGCGACGCTCGACGTCCAGGTCGATACCGGCGGACCCGTTTCCGGCACACCTCAGTCGGGGGCCGCGCCGGAGCGGCGCTCACCGACCACGGCACCGACCGATCGCCCGGTCGGTCCTCGCCGATGACCAGCCCCGTCGTTGTCGAGCAGGTTGCGGCGCTGCGGGCCCGGCTGCTCGAGCCGGGCAACGTGGAGCAACTGCGCATCACGGCACTTCGCGACGACCTGGTCGTGATCGCCTTGCTGCAAGTCCCGAAGCCGTTGCGCCGTAACGGCATTGGGACTCAGACTCTCTGCGACCTGACGGCGGCCGCCGATCGTCACGGCTGGACTCTCGCGGGCACTCCGGACACCTCATTCGGTTCGTCCCGTGCCGGCCTCGACCGGCTGTATCGGCGGTTTGGGTTCATGTCCAACCGTGGCCGGCGCGCCGACTTCACGATCTCCGAGAGCCTTGTGCGCACACCGCAGCGGATGCCTACGGCCTCCACCGGCAGCGACGGTGGCCGGTTGACTGATCTGGATCGCGCCGAGGCCCAGCAGGTCAGCGGGCGTCGAGATCCGGCCCGGCCGGATCCGGCGCCGAGTATGACGGTTCGCCTGCGCGCACCCCGGCGCTGAAGAACTACACGTAGCGCGCCGGGGCTGTGGATGACGCAGCGGCGCGAGCTGCCGATTCCCGTACCGTCAGCGCCATGGACACCGCAGGTTTCACCGTGGCCGCGGCACTGGTCGGCGTCACCGCCGGGGTCCTGAGTGTCCGCAACCTACGCGCCCTGCGGTACCGCTACGACTACGAAGCTGTTCTTCCGCAGCCGTCCTCGGTGGCATGGGTGTTGCCGACTGCCGTGATAGCTGCCGTGGCCCTGGGCCTGCGGTTGTCACCCGACCGGCCGTGGGCGTTGCTGTTACTGGCGCCATTGGCGATCGCCGGGCCGTGGCTCGCCGCGGTCGACCTGGACGTGCACCGGCTGCCGGATCGCGTGCTCGGACCGGTTGCGGTCGCCTCGCTACTCGCGGTCGTCGTTGTCTCGGCCGCGACGCACCGGTTCCAGGTGCCGGTCCTGGGTGTAGTCGGCCTCGTCCTGGCCGGCGGCTGCTACTTCACGCTGCACGTGGCCGGCGGTGGCGCGGTCGGGCTCGGCGACGTCAAGCTCGCGGCCGTCCTGGGTCTCGCCCTCGGGGCTGTCGGCCTTGGTGTGCTGTGGTGGGCGATGTTGCTGTCCTCGTTGTTGTGCCTGGTGTGGGTCGCGGTCACGCGGCGCGGCAAGTCCAGCAGCACTCGGATCGCGTTCGGACCGTGGATGCTGCTGGGCTCACTCATCGCTGTGGCGGTCTTCGCGCCCTGATCTTCGGCTACTCCGGTTGGGGACCGTCCGGCACATCGCCCAGCTCGCCGGTGTCCAGGTTGACCGAAGCCAGCCGGGGGCGGCTCTCCTGCTCGACCTTGTGCTCGATTTTGCGGCCGAGTGCGGTCGTGCGAACGTCGGCGGCGTAGGTCTCCTGCCGCTCGTGCACCGTCTGATCGCTTGTGAACCGGGCATACCGGCCTCGGCCCGGCCAGCCTTGGTGGCCGTCCTCGCAGTGATCTTTGAGCCGGTTGCGCATCCGGTCGGCGAACGCCGGCAGCGCGTAGCGGTGCCATTCCTCCATCGCGTTGCTGTCGAAGGCGAGGCCCGCGCGGCGTCGTTGGTCCGCCAGCACCGCGATCTCGTGCATCAGATGGGGGTGCTGGGGCCAGCACGGAGGGATAGCCCCGGCCACGTCCCAGGTGTACTCCCGGTTGAGCCAGCTGACGACTTCCTCCAGCCATTCCCACAGCTGCTCGCGCAGTTCGGGTCGACGACACGTCGGCGGATCCCACGGCCGCGGCAGCATGTGCAACGGCCCGAGAGCCTTGACCTGGTCCTTGTCGCCATTGGCGGCGATGCTGAGCTCCCGGTAGGCCAGCCGCACCATGCTGCCGCCTTCCGGGAAGGGGCGCACCATCGAGGCGACCAGGGGTTCACGCGCGGCATCGGTATTCACTGCTGACTCCTGTCAACGGTCAGGCCCCGGCGCTTGGCTTCCACCAGGGCTGCGGTTGTGCGGGCTTCGGGGGTGATGGCCTTGCGGCGGACGGCCGCCAAAGAGACCCGCAGCTTGTCCTGCTCGGCCAGCAGCTGCTTACCTGCGGCTCCGTCGATGGACCGATGCAAGCGGGCGATGATCGGCTTGCCGTTCTCGGCGATCACCAAGGCGTGCCGCTCCTCCAACTGCCGGATCTCCTCCGGTCGCAGGATCGCGATGTCCTCCCCTGAGGTGGTGCGTCCGCCCATCTGCCCGGTCTGCCAGCTGGTGCGTGAGACCCGGACCATGCCGACCAGGTCGGAGATCTCCTGGTTGAACGCCACGTCCTTGGAGCCGCCGAACATGATCAGCGTGTTGGTCAACCCGAACAACGCTCGGGCATCGTTCTCACCGAAGATCGAGGAGAGCTGGCGCCAGGTCTGCGCCGCGTAGATGAATGACAGCCCCAGGGCTCGTTCGTTGGCCATCCGAGTCCGCAACGTCGGCAGCGGCGCCGTGGACGGCAGTTCGTCCAGGCAAGCTAGGAACGGTGGGCACAACCTGCCCCACGGTGAACTATTGGCCGCCATTAGCGCCATGTCGAGGACGTGCTCGGCAACCGCGGTCATCAGCGGCGATGCGCTGGCGTACGGGTCTTCCCGGCCGAGCAGGTAGATCGTGCCGCCCTGCTGGATGACCTTGGCGATGTCGGTTGCCGGCCGGCCGTCTCCGGGCACGCACCGGCGGCGGATGTCTTGCTGGAAGAACAGGCTCATCGCTTGCTGCACCGTGGTGATGGTGTTGCCGGCGGTGCGATCGTCGCCGTTCAACGCCCCGTGCAGCAGACCGTGCCAGAACGGTGCAGCGTGCGGGTGCTCGCGCAGGATCTCGGTCGGGTCGGTGGTGCTCTGCGGATTCGCCACCCACCGCAGCACGTCCTCGAGCGTCCGACCGCTCAGTGCGGCAGCGTGGAAGTAGGCCTGGAGGACCTTGGCTGCTTCGGCGGCGTAGAACCGCGCGGCGTCATCGCCCTGACCGCCCTGGATGGCTCCCTTGACGGTGCCGGCGGTGAACGCTTTGGCTCTGCGTTCCGCGATCATTGAGTCGACGCAGCCGGCGATCGGGTCGAAGATCAACTCGGTCAGCCCGCTGGCCAGCCCGAACGGGTCGAGCACCACGCACGGGCGTCCGTCCCGCTGCCGGGCGGTCAGGCTCAGCAGGAGGTCGTCGAGCTTCGTCAACGTGACCAACGCTCCCCCGGGTGCGCCGAGTAGCGCCGGGATCAGCAGATCGAGGGTCTTACCGGAACCCTGAGGGCCGATCACGCCGGCGGTACGGTCCCACGGCTGCCACAGTTCGCCACCGCGTGGCTCGTGCGCTGTGCCGATCTTCCAGCCGACGTCGGTCGGGTCTACTCGTAACGCCCTCATCGGCTGTTCTTCTTGCCGTACAGGTCCGGTCGGACCACCGGTGCGACCTCTCGCAAATGCGACCGGCCCAGCAGCTCTTCAACTTCCGCACGGCTGGCCATTCCGCGCAGTCGGTTCGGTCCCCAACGGTCCATCCCAACTTTCACGCCCCAGCTTGCGGCCACGATCAAACCCAGTTCGACGACGATTACGCACGTCCACAACAGATGCGCGCCGGCGACGTGGCCTGCGCCGGTGAGGCCGCTATCGGCGTGCCCGCCCAGGACCCCCGGCAAGCTGCTGAACAGCTCGGCTCTGGGTGCCCACGTCCAACCGTCCCCCGACAACAGGTTCGCGATCGCTCGACCCAGCTGCGCGCCGAGCGACAACACCACCAAGATGGCCACCGTGATCGCGAACGGGATCTCCCATGTCCACGGGACTGGGTCGCGGCGGCGAGCTTTCTGCATCGTTCCTCCTAGGTTGGCTCTGCTGTCCAGAAGGGGAAGAAGGAACTCCTGGCGGTCACCGCCGCTCGCGCGATGTGTCAGGACCCGGCGCAGGCGTCGCGGATCCGCACGCGCACTTGACACATGGTGGGCATCATCGCCGGTGCGCCCGATGTCAGACGGGCCGGACGAAGCCCTCTGAGCTGGGTGCACAAATAACGCTGTAGGGCCACTGCCGTCCTCGACGAGCGGTCCGCACTTTTAAGTCATCGTCGTGCCCTTGCTTACAGCTGTCCTCGCCGACGGACTCTCTTGAGCAGCGCTCGGAGTGCACATTTAACGCTGGGGGTCACCGCGGCGTTCTCCGAATCCGCTCTATTTGTAACGTTTTCGGCGGACCACTAGCGATCGCGCACGGGGCCGCCCAGTTGATCAACTGTCTCCTCCGTGGGCCCTGCCGCTGCATCCTCATGCGGCTCTGATTTCTGCCCGACGGTGTCGCGAGGTGACAGGCGCGGCTGCATCCCGAGGTGGGTCATGCGATCGATTCCGCTCGACAGGCGTGGGATTAGACATAACCCGACCTACGTCAGCGTGATCAGCCCATAACATCAGGTTTACTTGTCGCAGCGGGGGCGTTGAGACAAGTTCGCTGCATCTCGACAGGTGATGATGATTTACATGGTGTGTTTGCCGCTGTCGGCGATGTCACCTACGCGCCATACCTGGAAGATGTGCTTGTTCTTCATGTCGTACGAGTAGTCGGTCATCGCGACTCCGATTTTCGGGTTCTGCGCACCGATCGCTTGGTGTGTGGCGGGGTTGAAGACCACTTCGACGTGGCCGATGGCGTTGGGGCCGAGGTAGCTGTCGAAGAAGATCAGGTCGCCGGGCTTGGCGTCGCTGGGTGACACCCGGAATCCGTTCCCGGACGCGAGCCATTTCTGCTGCACCTGAGCAGTCCTGGGCATGGTGATGCCTATTTGTCGGTATGCCGCCGAGGCGAAGCTGGAGCAGTCCCAGGTGTGAGGCCCGTTGGCCCCCATCACGTAGTTGTCACCCAGGTGGCTCTTGGCCCATGTGAGCAGTTTCTTCACTCGTTTGCTTTTCAGCGGAGGCAGGTCAGGGTTTCCGTTGCCCTTCCCGGTACCGCACTCGGTGGGGTCCCCTTGCACGGTGCCGCCACCGTATTTGGCGGCGTAGTACAGCACGTCGTTGACGTACCACTGGGCGTGGTTGTATCCGAAGATCGCCCGTTTGACGCCTGCTGCTCCGCCGGTGGTCACGCCGAGCTTTGTCAGATAGTTCGCCGCCGTCATGATGGAATCGGCGTTGTTGTCGATGTCGGCTTTACCGTCGCCGTCGCCGTCGACCCCGTATGTCGCCCAGGTCGAGGGCATGAACTGCATCAGCCCCTGGGCCCCGGCGGAGCTCGTTCCCAGATTGAGTCCGTGCGAGGTCTCTTCCATGCCGATTCCGGCCAGCAGGGTCCACGGCAACTTGTAGCGCTTGGCGGCCTTCACGTAGAACGCCTTGATCGCGCTGGGGATGACGATGGGCGGGATGTGCAGCGACGCCTTCCGCGGCTTACCGGGCGGCGGCAGCGGGAACCCGATCCCGCCTTCCCCGCCGGGGTCACCCGGCGGCGTTTTCTTGGGTGGGGTCGGTGCGACTTGTTGCCCGTTGAGGGGTGCCCCGTGCTGGCTCATGAACGGCACGGGGTTGATGTACTTGCCGTTTTCGGCGACGCCGAAGTGCAGGTGGTTGCCGGTCGAGTTCCCTGTCGATCCTTCCAGCCCAAGGCGCTGCCCGATGGTGACCTTCGATCCGACCTTGATCTTCGCGTCGAGCTTGGCCATGTGGCCGTAGGTCGTCGAGATCCCGGAGCCGTTGTCGAGTACGACGGCGTTCCCCAGCCCGCCGTAGGGGCCCGCGACTTTGACGGTGCCGGCCGCAGCGGCGAGCACCGGCGCCGGCTTGGGGAGCATCGCGATGTCGACGCCTTCGTGGTAAGTGGAACCGACGCCGCCACCTGGCGATGTCCGGTGGCCGAACCCGGAGGTGATGACGTACTTCTGCGCCGTCGGCACACGCCATGGTCCGGTCGCGACGGTCGAACCCGATTGACATTCCTGCGCTTTGAGCTCTTCCCCGGCAGCTGGGGACGACACCACGACGATCATCACGGCTGCCGCGAGGGGTGCGGCCATCATGAGGGCCAGGACCATCGCGAGACCGATGACGACCTTCTTCATGGGCTCAGGCCGCCGACTCGATTGCCTCGTTGGTGAAGGTCAGCTCGCGCTCGAGCGGGTGGAGCACCGTCTGCACTTTGTACATCTGCTCGCCGACGACCCACAGGCCTCGGCCCTTGCCTTGCATGCCCCAGCCGGTGATCAGGGAGCGGGCGATGGGGCCCAGGCCGAGGAGTTGTTCGAGTTCGTCGCCGATCGCGTTGTCTTGGCCCATCAGGATCTTGATGTCTGCCAGGTGCATGAGGTCTTTGGCGATCGCGACGGCTTGCGATCCCTGGTCGCCGGCCGACATCGGGTCTGACGGCTTGTGGGCGTTGGCCCATTGGATGTCGCCGTCAGCGCGGGAGAGTCGCAGATCCGCGTCATACGCCTTGACTGCCTCGGGGCCAAGACGGAATTGCTTCCAAACCTCGTCGCGGACCACAACTCGCAGGTCCCCGGGATCGGCCATCTCGCGCATGCCGCGTCCCCACGAGCCGACGCAGGTGAGCGCGATGCCCATCGCGTCATCGCCCAGAGGTTCGAGCCGGCGCAGGCTCAGGCTCTGAATCGGGGCCTTCCAGTCGACGTCGATCGTGGTGTGCGCATCGAACATTCCGGCCAATGCACCGGAGACCAGCTGGCCGAGGGCGTTGCGCAGCAACCGTGTCTCGTCGAGGAAGTGCCGGTCCGAGCTGTAGCGGCACTCGGCGATCAGCTCCTCGGTCGGATTGTGCAGCAGGTACCAGAGTTCCGGGATGGTGGTTTCCCGCAGCCGCGATGCGCCGGCGCCGTATCCGGTGAGCACCCGCAACGCGTTCTCGACGACGTTGCCTTCGTCGGGGCCGAATGGCACACGGTCCTCACCGATGCGTTGGGAGCCGACGAGCCCGCGGACCAGGGTGAGCCATCGTCCGAAGATGATCGGGGCACGACGCTGAGCTTCCTCGGCGGACAGCTTCTCCCACCCCTGGCCCAGCGGACCGAATGCCAGCGGGTTGATCCGCGCGGGCATTCCGGGGCCGATCGCAAACGGCTCCACTCCCAGCGCCAGGCAGAGCTTTTCGTACTCGTCTTTCGGGTCGCCCAGGATCAGCGTGCGGTAGCCGAAGTCCATCATCCGCAGGCAGAAGGCCTTGGTGTTGCCGGATTTTCCGCGGCCCGGTTTGCCGAACTGCATGATGTTGGAGTTGGTGACCGGGACCTCGTCGTTCAGCACCCATCCGAAGGGGTCGGCGAAGAACGAGCCGCCGCTGAGCTGGTCGATGCCCATCTGTGCGCCGGTGGGCGGAAGCCCCGGTGTCGCCACGAAGGGCCACAGGACCGGCGCCTGGTCCGATGTCATCCGCCAAGCGGTCACGGGTGCCTTGGCTGGTGCCCAGCCTCGGCCGCGGCGTTTGGCTCCGCCGCGGGACGCGTAGTGGAACAGCCGGGGGTCTTTCGGGGTCGGTAGCGGCGCGGGGACCCGTGGCAGTTCGTGCCCGAAGTCGTGGAGCAGTCGGGCCATATCGCGGCCGTCTTTGCGGCGTGGCTTCATCATCGCTTCTGCTCCTGAATCTCCTGCGTGAGAACGTTTTTGAGCGTTGCGCCCTTGCCGTATTTGATCCGGCCGAGGCGGCGTTGATCGTGCGGCCGGTGTCGTCGAGCCGAACCGGTCCGCGTGCCAGGTACAGGTCTCATGCATCCCCCTGCCGGGAGAGGCTGATGCCGAGCGGGACGGTCGAGGCGGCGAAGGCCGCGTCCTGGGCGACGTCGAGACGCAGCGGGGCGAACCCTGCTCGGCGGACCGAGGCGTCCAACCGACGCCCGTACTCGCTGATCCGTGCGGTCTTAGGTGCCGTCACGGTGCACACGGCGTACGGGCGGGTCAGGGCGTTGCCGCGGGCGAGTTTGGTGTCCAGGCCGCGGACCTTGGCGGCTTCGTTGCGCTGTCGGGCGCGGGCTTTCACTTTGGCTTTGCTCCGCAGCGCGTCGGCGACGTCGGCCTTCCACTCGGAGTTTCCTTGCTGCCGATCTGCC
This genomic window from Flexivirga oryzae contains:
- a CDS encoding peptidoglycan DD-metalloendopeptidase family protein, translating into MKKVVIGLAMVLALMMAAPLAAAVMIVVVSSPAAGEELKAQECQSGSTVATGPWRVPTAQKYVITSGFGHRTSPGGGVGSTYHEGVDIAMLPKPAPVLAAAAGTVKVAGPYGGLGNAVVLDNGSGISTTYGHMAKLDAKIKVGSKVTIGQRLGLEGSTGNSTGNHLHFGVAENGKYINPVPFMSQHGAPLNGQQVAPTPPKKTPPGDPGGEGGIGFPLPPPGKPRKASLHIPPIVIPSAIKAFYVKAAKRYKLPWTLLAGIGMEETSHGLNLGTSSAGAQGLMQFMPSTWATYGVDGDGDGKADIDNNADSIMTAANYLTKLGVTTGGAAGVKRAIFGYNHAQWYVNDVLYYAAKYGGGTVQGDPTECGTGKGNGNPDLPPLKSKRVKKLLTWAKSHLGDNYVMGANGPHTWDCSSFASAAYRQIGITMPRTAQVQQKWLASGNGFRVSPSDAKPGDLIFFDSYLGPNAIGHVEVVFNPATHQAIGAQNPKIGVAMTDYSYDMKNKHIFQVWRVGDIADSGKHTM
- a CDS encoding ATP-binding protein, which encodes MMKPRRKDGRDMARLLHDFGHELPRVPAPLPTPKDPRLFHYASRGGAKRRGRGWAPAKAPVTAWRMTSDQAPVLWPFVATPGLPPTGAQMGIDQLSGGSFFADPFGWVLNDEVPVTNSNIMQFGKPGRGKSGNTKAFCLRMMDFGYRTLILGDPKDEYEKLCLALGVEPFAIGPGMPARINPLAFGPLGQGWEKLSAEEAQRRAPIIFGRWLTLVRGLVGSQRIGEDRVPFGPDEGNVVENALRVLTGYGAGASRLRETTIPELWYLLHNPTEELIAECRYSSDRHFLDETRLLRNALGQLVSGALAGMFDAHTTIDVDWKAPIQSLSLRRLEPLGDDAMGIALTCVGSWGRGMREMADPGDLRVVVRDEVWKQFRLGPEAVKAYDADLRLSRADGDIQWANAHKPSDPMSAGDQGSQAVAIAKDLMHLADIKILMGQDNAIGDELEQLLGLGPIARSLITGWGMQGKGRGLWVVGEQMYKVQTVLHPLERELTFTNEAIESAA